The genomic segment TCATTTTGATACCCTTCAAGTTTTTCAGGGGCAATACCTGCTTTTTCAAGCTCCAGGTCAAACAAAAGCCTGGTTCCTGTTCCCAGAGGACGGTTTACTATTTTCAAACCTTTTTGAGTAAAATCTGAAATACCGCGGATCTGTTTTGGGTTTCCTTTTTGAATAATAAAGCCCTGTTCACGCATGCAAAAATTAATAACTGCCGGCATTTTTTTAAGTTCCCTGCCGGCATACTCAAAATTATATTCTTTTTCATTTTCCTGGAGAAGATGGCTGGATGCCATATGGCATAAATTCTGGCGCAAAGCGCGAAGCCCACCCATACTGCCCAGATTGCCGAATACTGCAACATGTTCAGTATAAAGATTGTTGAACATGGAGATGGCTTTATCTAAAAGAGGATCATTGCTGCCTGTAATAATAAGCAGTCCATGATAAGGCGGCAGGATATTCGAAGGTTCTGGATAATTTATTGTATGGTTTTCAACCCATTGTTTTACCAGATGCTTTGGAAAAAGCCATTTTCCGGTAATCTTGGTTCCAGGAAGTCCTTTTTCTGAAATAAGGGAATAAACCATTTTTTCGTTAATGTCTAAAAATTTTGCTATTTCTTTAGTAGAAAGTAATTCTTGCATAATTATAAGCCTTTGATAACAGGTTAAAAGATTCATGATTTTACCTGTGTTTATTCAGCAGCGATCTCCTCTTAATTCCTGAACAATTTTTTGAAGTTTCCCTGCTGTAACTGCTTCAGGCATAACCGGTTCTCCTGCAAAAAGTTCAATCTTTGAACAGAATCTTTTAAAAGGTTTTTTCATTGAAGCCCCGTACTTGCGGCTGAAGAAACTGCCCCATAGCCCTCTTAATGCAAGAGGTACTACCTGAACAGGATTTTGTTTTATTACCCTTTCAATCCCAGGCTTAAATATGTCTATTTCTCCGTCTGTAGTAAGCTTTCCTTCGGGAAATATGCAGATAAGCTCTCCTTCCTCCAAGGTCTGGGAAATCATTTCAAAAGCCTTATTAAAGGTTTCAGGGTCTGTTTTCTGTGATGTTATGGGAATGGCTTTTCCTGTCCTGAATATAAAGTTAAGTATGGGAAGCCGGTAAATAGGTTCAAACATGACAAATCGTATGGGTCTCCGGCAGGCTCCGGCAATAATAAGACCGTCAACAAAACTCACATGATTGCATACTAAAACAGCAGGCCCTTCATCAGGAATATTTTCAAGCCCTTTATGTTTTACCCTGTACATGGTGTGTGTAAGTATCCATATGAGAAAACGCATGGTAAATTCAGGAACCACCGTATAAATATAGACTGCTACCAGGGCATTGAGAATTGCAACTACCAGGAAAAACTTTGGAATGCCTATTTTCATTATTCCCAGCAGTACAATACCAGTAAGAGCTGAAAGAACCATAAATAAAGAATTTAATATATTGTTTGCTGCAATAACCCTTGCCCGGTATTCTGCCCGGGTACGGGTTTGAATAAAAGCATTAAGGGGGACTATGTAAAATCCTCCAAATATGCCGATAAGGACAAGATCAGCTAGTACCCTAAAACTGCCGGGGGTCTGCATGAATGCACTAATGCCCATTAAGGTTTTAATTTCAGGGGGATCATAGGCAAGAAAAAGATCAATGCCAAATATGCTGAGTCCTATGGAGCCAAGGGGCACAAGGCCAAGTTCAACCTTTCTGCCTGAAAGCTTTTCACAAAAAAGGGAACCTGCTCCTATGCCGATGGAAAACATTGTCAAAAGAAGGGTAACAACGCTTTCATTTCCTTTAAGCACAAGCTTTGTAAAATTGGGAATCTGGGTCAGGTAGGCTGAACCAAGAAACCAGAACCAGGATATGCCGAGAACTGACAGAAATACAGAATGAAGATAACGGGCATAACCCACGGTTTTCCATATCTGTGTAAAAGGATTAAAATCTAATTTTATTTCAGGAGATAATGAACAGGCTTTGGGTATTTTTATGCTCACCAGCCAGCCAGCCAGGGCAATGGCACATACTATAAACCCTACTGCATAATCACCATGCTGGATTAATATGCCCCCTGCCATTGTACCAAGAAGAATCGAAATAAAGGTTCCCATGCTCACCAGGGCATTTCCTCCTACAATTTCATCTTTTTTAAGATGCTGGGGGATAATACTGTATTTCAAAGGCCCGAAAAAGGTGGACTGGGTGCCCATGAGAAAAAGCAGGAATAAAAGCATGTATATATTTTTAAGATAAAATGCGCCTGCTGCACAAAGCATTATAATAATTTCCATGAATTTTATCCTGCGTATGAGCATTGATTTTTCATATTTATCAGCAATCTGTCCTGCTGTAGCTGAAAAAAGAAAAAAAGGCAGGATAAAAAGTCCTGCCGCAATATTCATAAGAGTATTTGAGTCAATATCCACCATTGAAGCACTTTGATAAGCCAGAAGTATGAGCAGGGCATTTTTAAAAACATTGTCGTTAAATGCCCCAAAAAACTGTGTCCAGAAAAAAGGGCCGAATCTTTTGGTGTTCAGCAATGCAAACTGGTTTTTTCCCTGTTCTTTATCCTGCATGGTGTTTTTCATTTATTATCTCCATTTGAAATTATTCTTTTTTTTCCTGCCACTGCAATATGTATTTTTTTACTGTGCGCCTGTCAAGCCTGGTGATACCTGCCACTGCTTCAAATGTTTTATGCTGCTGATAAAGCATGAAACAATAACCAGATAAAAGGCTTTGTGCATCTATATTTCCTTTATTAACAGCATCTGCCAGAATTGAATTAAGGCTGGTTTTTGCAGGGCTGTGGTCTCCTTCATATTTTCCCTTAACAAAAATTCTTCTGACACACTGTTCCAGCTCCCTGACATTTCCAGGCCAAAGGTAATTGGTACCTGGCTGCCTGGCAATTATTTGTGCTGCCATTTGAGCCAGTTCACGGGATGGTTTTCCAATTATTCGCTCAATAGTATGGGCAAGGAGATCATCCAGCTCTGCTGCGCTTTCCTGGATACGCTGTCTTAAAGGCGGAACAATGATAATATCAGAACAAAGCCGGTAAAAAAAATCATCTCGCAGTATGCGCTGTTCCCTGAGTTTGTCAAAGGGCTGATTTGTTGCAGCAATAACCCTGCCTTCAAATCTCCGCTTTTCATGACTTCCCACGGGACAAAAGGTGCGCTCCTGTATTACCTGAAGAAGCTTGATCTGAATGGGAATTGACACCTCTCCTATTTCATCTAAAAAAATAGAACCATAGGGGCTGCAGCAGTCAAAAATACCTTGGTAATCCTCGGATGCACCTGTAAAAGCACCTTTTTTATGACCAAACAGCTCTGATTCTATTAAGGTTTCAGGAAATTGAGAAAGGTTAAGTGAAACAAAAGACCTGGTAAAACTCTGGGCAAAGCATTCTTTTTTTTCATCAAAAGGAATAAAACCAGACCGGCCCACAGCCATAGCAGCAGTTCCTTTGCCTGTCCCGGTTTCTCCAAGCAGCATTGTTGAAAAATCTTCCATCCGGTTCCAGAGATATTCATTATAAAGCCCCAGGTTATGGGTAAATACATTATTCCATAGACTTTTGCGCAGGGCTTTCATACATGGGCTGGTGCCAATCAGGCTGTGATCTATGAAAAAAAAAGCACGGCGGAGCTGATATGACATGGCAAAATAATGAAGGGCAGAATCATCAGAAAAACCTTTTTTCTGTAAAAAGGATATTGCATCCCTGTAAAAAGGAACCTTGACAGATTTTTCACCTGCTTCAATCTGTCTGGGAATCAATCTGTCAAACTGCTCTATAAACTGGTGAAAATAATCAAATAAAAAAACAGCTTCCATTATAAGCCGGTCTTCCCCGGCATATTGATTGATATTAACAGCCTGTTTTTCAGCAAGATTATTGACCCGTGTATGCACTTCACGGGTAAGTCTGCTGATTCTGTCTTTTGGCGAAATACTGGAGGGAAGTCCCGCAATCTTGAGGTCAATCTCAACACGCTCATCACTGAATGGATTTGCAAGGGCTGCTGCCCTGACCAGCGTAAAGAATTCACGATCCCGGCTGCTTAAATGTTTTGTCATATGAACCAGTTAAATGAGAGTTGCATTTTATAAAAAAGTCTGTGGATTCATCCACGGTTTTTCTTTTTGAGCTGCTTCAAATACCTTTTAATTTCTTCAGGGTCAAGCCCTCTCAATCTGTCTTCAGGCGCAAGTCCTTTAAGCCGGTCGTCAGGGTCAAGCCCTCTTAATCTGTCTTCAGGCGCAAGCCCTTTAAGCCGGTCTTTTATACTGACAGGGAGTCCGGTGGTTTGCTAAAATCATAGATAATTGAAATGCACCAAAATTTTGAAGGCTTGTCAATCCTGTCTTTGTTAGAATTGGTGCAAATCAAAAAATCTGTTTTAGTAAAAAGAACCGGACTCCCTGACTGAATCTTGCCATAATCTCGTCAGGTTCTAAGCCTGACAGGACAATATTCTGCCATTTCTTGCCATATTCAATAATTTTTTCAGGAGTTAATTCTATTTCCATGTTTTGTTCTCCCATGTTGGACTATAGTACACTGAGACGTAAGTTTGTAAACAGTTGATTATGTACAAAGATGTATAAATTGGTGTAGAGACAAGGCATGCCTTGTCTCTACGTTTGTGTATATATTTATGGCCGCTCCTTCTGTTCTTTTGTCCATCTGTTTTGTGCCTTTTTCAGCAGGAGAATATCAGCTTCAGGGAGTTTTGGGTTTTGATTTATTTTTTTCCATTATTTTTTTTCAGTTGTTTCAAGTATCTTTCAATTTCTTCAGGCGCAAGTCCTTTAAGCCGGTCTTTTATACTGAATCTTGCCATAATCTCGTCAGGTTCTAAGCCTGACAGGACAATATTCTGCCATTTCTTGCCATATTCAATAATCTTTTCAGGAGTTAATTCTATTTCCATGTTTTGATCTCCCATGTTGAACCAGTAATGCAGAAGCCCTTCAATAAGCCATTTCAACTGGGAACTGAATGATGAAAGACTAATGCGGTTTAAGGTGTTAAAAGCAGACTTTTTTTCTTTTATCCGCTGGCAAAGCATTTAATCCAGGCATTATGAGGTTTATCTGAAAGCTCATTAAGCAGGATCAGGGGGATATTTTTTAAAAACAAATTTTTACTGTGATAAACCCCTGATTTTTCTGAAGGAAAATACTCAAATTCTTTTAATGTTGTCTCCCTCGGGGTTTTAGCTGCCGTCAAAAAAGTCTGGACTTCATGATCTTTCAGTTCCTGACCTGATTTATAAAGATAATCATAGCAGAGAACCTGGCGGAAAACATTTTCATTTATTGATTCACTGTATTTAAATTCAATTAAAATATGTTTTGCTCCAGAATCTCTTATGCCGTCAGGAAGCCTCTCCTTCTGCTCTTTTGTCCATCTGCTTTGTGCCTTTTTCAGCAGGAGAATATCAGCTTCAGGGGGTTCACTCATAACAGGAACATCTGTAAGAACTGTTATTCCTGCGGGAACCAGGAGTTCTTTAAACATTCTGCCAAGAAGACGGTGCCAGCGGGTTTTGGGTTTTGATTTATTTTTTTCCATTATTTTTTTTCAGTTGTTTCAAGTATCTTTCAATTTCTTCAGGCGCAAGTCCTTTAAGCCGGTCTTCAGGGTCAAGCCCTCTCAATCTGTCTTCAGGCGCAAGTCCTTTAAGCCGGTCGTCAGGGTCAAGCCCTCTTAATCTGTCTTCAGGCGCAAGTCCTTTAAGCCGGTCTTCAGGGTCAAGCCCTCTCAATCTGTCTTCAGGCGCAAGTCCTTTAAGCCGGTCTTTTATACTGAATCTTGCCATAATCTCGTCAGGTTCTAAGCCTGACAGGACAATATTCTGCCATTTCTTGCCATATTCAATAATTTTTTCAGGAGTTAATTCTATTTCCATGTTTTGTTCTCCCATGTTGAACCAGTAATGCAGAAGCCCTTCAATAAGCCATTTCAACTGGGTACTGAATGATGAAAGACTAATGCGGTTTAAGGTGTTAAAAGCAGACTTTTTTTCTTTTATCCGGCTGGCAAAGCATTTAATCCAGGCATTATGAGGTTCATCTGAAAGCTCATTAAGCAGGATCAGGGGGATATTTTTTAAAAACAAATTTTTACTGTGATAAACCCCTGGTTTTTCTGAAGGAAAATACTCAAATTCCTTTAATGTTGTCTCCCTCGGGGTTTTAGCTGCCGTCAAAAAAGTCTGGACTTCATGATCTTTCAATTCCTGACTTGATTTATAAAGATAATCATAGCAGAGAACCTGGCGGAAAACATTTTCATTTATTGATTCACTGTATTTAAATTCAATTAAAATATGTTTTGCTCCAGAATCTCTTATGCCGTCAGGAAGCCTCTCCTTCTGCTCTTTTGTCCATCTGCTTTGTGCCTTTTTCAGCAGGAGAATATCAGCTTCAGGGGGTTCACTCATAACAGGAACATCTGTAAGAACTGTTATTCCTGCGGGAACCAGGAGTTCTTTAAACATTCTGCCAAGAAGACGGTGCCAGCGGGTTTTGGGTTTTGATTTATTTTTTTTCATATTTATTTAAATTTGTGGATAAATCCACTGATTATTTATGTCCACAGTCTGATTAAAAATTAACACATCAGGGAAGCAAATGCAAATTGTATGTTATAATGTATCTGGGATTAAGAATTGTGGTCAAGGGTTTTGATGGAGTGTAAAACCTGTAACATTGCAGATTCAAAATTATTGATAAAGGATTTATCGAATGAATCATTCATTTTAGAAGCTTTTTCAAGATTACAGGCGGCCTGATGCAAATTGAAAGCACCAATACTGCTGCTGCTTCCTTTTATCATATGACTTATGCTGCGGATTGTTTTCCATTCTTTCCTTTCATAAGCATTCCATATTGAATCACTGGTATTTTCATTGTTTTTCATAAACTCAATCAGTATGCGTTTCAAAGGTGATCTGCCTATTGCAGCATTTTTAAGAACACTTAAAACATCAATGCCTGGTAAAGCATCTGGGAGTATGGAATGTTTGTCAATATTTGTTTTTTCAGGTATTTTCAATTCCAGGCATTCTGCTAAAGTCCGAAATAATTCTTCCTGGTTCAAGGGCTTGCTTATGTATGCATTCATACCTGTTTTCATGCACTTTTCCTGGTCCCCTTTCATTGCACTGGCAGTTATGGCAATAATAGGAAAAGACCTGAATTCTGGATTTTTCCTGATTTGTCTTGTTGCTTCATAACCATCCATTTCAGGCATTTGAATATCCATGAGAACTGCATCAAAGGAAGCGGCAAAAACAGCCTCTACTGCCTGTCTGCCGTTACTGACAACAACAGCTTCAATCTCTGCCTGGCTTAATACCTCTTTTGCAATTTCCTGGTTTGTTATATTATCTTCAGCTACCAGGATTTTTTTTCCTTTCAGTTTGTCCATGTAAATGGACATTCTGGTTGAAATTATCTGTTTGTCTCGTGCTGGTATGGTGTTTGTAAATACATTTTTTACAGCATTAAAAAAGTCTGACATATCAACAGGTTTGGAAAGAAAAACATTAATGCCTGCTTTTTGGGCATCTTTTAGCAAATCATCATCTTCAAAAGCAGTAAGCATTATTATAGGTATATCCAGCCTGTATTGTTCACGGATAATTTTTGATGTTTCAATTCCATCCAGCCCAGGCATCATCCAGTCTATGACAATCAGGTCAAAGGGCTGGTTTTCATATTTATGTGTTTTTAAATATTTAAGAGCTTCTTTTCCTGAACATGCCTGCCGGCTCTGGCATCCGACAATATTTAAAAAATTCTCCAAAAGTTTTCTATTATCCTTGTTATCATCAACAATAAGGACTTTTATGCCTTTTATTTCATCAGGTATTATCAGTTTTTCCTTTTTTGTTTCAGCCTGGTAATAAAAAGGCATGGATATTCTAAATGTTGTACCCTGTCCTACTTCACTTTCCACCCAGATTCTGCCGTCCATCATCTCTGTTAATTGTTTGCAGATAGTCAGTCCCAGACCCGTGCCTCCCTGTTTTTTTGCTTCAGGGGTATCAACCTGGGTAAAAGGTTGAAACAACTCATTAATATATTCTGGTTCTATGCCCATGCCGGTATCTTTAACAAAAAATTCGAGGATTACAATCTCTTGATCTATGCTTTTCTGCCTCACCCCCATTGAGACAGAGCCTTTTTCAGGTGTAAATTTAATGGCATTGCCTCCAAGATTGGTGATAATCTGCTGAAGTCTCAGGGGATCGCCTATGAGTGTTTCAGGTATTTCAGGTTCAATATCTATAATTAATTCTATTCCTTTTTTATATGCCCTGCTTGCAAATAAATCTGCAACCCTGTAAAACAGTTCATTTAAGTTAAAAGGCTTTGATTCTATTTCAAGCTTTCCTGCCTCAATCTTTGAAAAATCAAGAATGTCATTTATAATGCTTATAAGGGAGTATCCTGAGGATTGAATAATTTTCAGGTATTTTTCAACCTTGGGGTCGGTTTTTCTGCCAAGTGCAAGGTCTGCGGCTGCAATAACTCCGTTCATGGGAGTTCTGATTTCATGGCTCATGTTGGCAAGAAAATCGCTTTTGGATTGTGCGGCAGCCTCGGCAGCCTGTTTGGCTTTTTTTAATTCTTTATTTGCTTTGGCATATTTTGCAGTTCTTTCTGCTACGCGTATTTCAAATTCCTGGTTAAGCAGATAAAGCTCATTTATATTTTTCTGCATGATTTCATGCATGTTTAAAAAAATGTGTACAAGTCTGCTGGTTTCATCGTTTGAGCCTGTATCTAATTTTTCCAGTTCTTCCCTGCCTGTATCCTGATCAAAATAATCTGCCTGATTGAACAACATGCTTTTTTCTTCAAGCTTTTTTGCTGCTAAATATAGTTTTTCCAGGGGCATTGTTATTTTTTTGCTGAAAACCAGGGAAAAAACAAAGACAAGGCTTATAGTAAAACCAGAAATAAAACAAAATTTCTGTCTGAGAATTTGGGAATCTATTTCCTGGAAAACAAAGAATATAAGGGGCACAGCTATCATAATAACCATAATGACAACAAAAACTGAAATTTTTGATCTCATGGAATTAAGCATTTTCAGGCACTGGTTTATAATGAATATCTTTTATTTATTTCCCCTGCTATTTCCCTGTCAAAAAAAATCCTGGTACTTCTTAAATTTTTATGTACATTAACAGGCATTTCTTTGTGAAGACATGACCTTGGATCCTGGATAAAGGTATTTCCCCCCATTCTTGCTATCTCTGTCATTCCTTCAACACCATCGTCTCCTGAACCAGAAAGAATAATCCCCATGCTTTTGTCTTTTAAAACCTCTGCAAGAGAAAACATCATCATATTAATACTTCCCCGGCGATTGGGAAAAGGAGAATCATAAACCTGGAGCGAATATCCTGTGTCAGAAGATGCAGCTGTTACATATTCATGTCCTGAAGCCATATAACAAACTCCTGATTTCAAAGGGGCATTATGGATTGCAGGCTGAACCCTTATGGCACACTCATTTTTTAAGTATTTTATAAATGTTTTTATATTTTTTGGAGATTCATGAATTATAATTATAAAAGACATGGGAAGATTGGGTTTCAGCCAGGGTATAATATTTAAAAGAGCAGCATATCCTCCTTCTGATGCTCCTATTCCGCAGACATATTTTACTTTTGTCCGGCCTGCTTTTGCCCTTTCTGCAAGGTTTATCCTGCTGCCAGGTTTGAAACAATGCACTGATTTCATATCTATACCGGATGCAAGCGTTATTTTTTGTATTATATCTGCATATTGTTTTTCAAGGGCATCGGGGCGGCGGTTAGAAGGCTTGTGAATAAAATCCACTGCTCCGAATTTAAGGGAGTCAAAGGTTACAAATTCACCTTCTTTGGTCAGGGTGCTGCACATTATAGTCGGCCTGGGATATTTAATCATTATATGCTTTAATGCTGTCAGCCCGTCCATTACCGGCATGTGAATATCCAGGGATATGACATTTGGGGACAGATGAGGGATCATTTCAAGGGCTTCTTTGCCATTAACGGCTTCTCCAACAACATTTATATGAGGAACAGAGTCAAATATGCTGGTGATTACACGCCGCATAACTGCCGAATCATCAACAACCATGAGTTTTATCGGCTCTTTCATATAACAGCTTTTACCCCCTTTTTCCGTTTTTGTACAATTTTTTTGTTTCAGTTTTCAATATGCTCATGCTGTTTTCCGTTGAATTGTCCCAGTTGTTGATTACCTGGTTTGCAAGCCGTTCAATAGCTGATGCAGCAATTGAGTCAGGATGGGCGAGCATGAGAACCTCACGGTTTCTGGCTGCATTTCTGACATGTTCGTCAAAAGGCATAAATCCAAAATATTCAGGTTCAATGGAAAGGCCCTGGTTGAGTGCAGCATCAAATTTAGGGAGCATATCCAGGTCATCGGAATGACTGCCCATATTAAATACGATTCTGGGACGGTATTTTCTGCATTTTTCTTCAGCCCTTTGAGCCAGTCCTGGATTTCGTTTTTTTACATCCTGAAGAAGAGACCTCATGGTAACAGGTTCATATCCTGTGGGCTGCTGGAATCGCTGCAATAATATCTTGAGAACCTCCTGGTCTTCATAAACTGCTTTGCAAAGAATACGGAAAATAAAATTTCTTAGAAACATGACGCAGTTCATTATAGACATGGTATCAAATGTTGTTACCATCATACTCTTATATGTCAGTCCGAAAAAATTCAGGATGCTGAACATGGTACCTGCTCCAAGATCAAGGATAAGATAACGGGCAGGAAGCTCTTTTAATGATTTAAGAAGGTTCAGCCGCTGGCTTGAAGACAGGTTTGCCATAAACGGGGTCTGGCCGTCTCCTGGCAGAAATTTAAGATTAGGAATTGAGGTCTGAACCGGGAGATCATTAAATTTTACATTTTTGGATTTCAGGAAATCACCTATTCCAGGATATGTATTGGTCATACCAAGACATGTATAAAGATTGGAGCTTCCAAGATCCAGGTCAACTGCTATGGTAGAATGACCAAGCCTGGCAAGAGCGATTGACAGGTTTGCCGCAAAAATGCTTTTACCGACCCCGCCTTTGCCGCTTGCTATGGGAATGATGGTTGTTTTTTTTGTCTTCATGCGATTACTTCCTGTTTTTATCTTTCCCCTGTTAAAAATTCCAGGGTTTCAGGCAAAATGCGTTCATCCAGGACCATATGCGCTACACCTTTTTTTATGGCATTATCTGTAAGATTAGGAAATACGCAGCATTGTGTATCCTGTACTATGGTTTCCCCGTTTTCCGCCCTTATTCTGGCAAATCCTTTGTCCCCGTCATCACCTATTCCTGTGAGCAAAACACCAATGGTATTTTGACCAAATACCTGGGAAGCAGAAGAAAATAATAAGTCCAGCGGTTTTTTTTATGCCTTTATTTACAGTCAGAAAGGGTTCTTCGTTTTCATTTGTCATTATGCTCATGGAAAATTCATTTGAGCATATATAACATGTTCCCTGTTCCATGAGCATTCCTGTTTGAGCAACCTCAACCTTCCAGGGAACATATTCGTTAAATCTGGCTGCAAAGGAATGTATTATTGTTGGGGAAATTTCCTGGATTACCAGTACAGCAGCAGGAACAGTCGGGGAAAGCCTTGATAAAAGACGTATTACCGTATTGGGACCCCCCAGGGTTGTTCCAAGTACAACAGCATATTCCAGAGGATAATACCTGTACAGGTTTGCAAGACGCATATCTGTTGACCATTTTTTAGGAAGACGCACCCTTCTGACATTTCCCATTGTCATGGAACATGCAATTTTAACACGGTTGATAATCTGCTTTGCTGATGAACTTATATCAGGAGATACTGCTCCTGAAGGTTTGGGCACAAAATCAACTACTCCAAGGCGCAAAGCTTCAAAAGTAACACTGCCTTGTGCAGAAAGCGAACTGAGTGCGACAATTGGAACCGGGCAGCAGATCATGATATGACGGATGGCTGTTAAACCGTCCATAACCGGCATATCAATATCTAAGGTAATGACATCGGGCTTGAGTTTTCTTATCATTTTCAGGGCTTCAAGGCCGTTTGATGCACTTCCGGCAACCTCGATATCAGGGTCTGTTTCCAGAAGCTGTGTTACAGCTTTTCTCATAAATGCAGTATCATCTACTACCAGAACTCTTATTTTTTCCATTATGCTGTTATCCTGAATATTGCTGCTTGATATAATCTTGTCAATGCCATTGAGCAGAACCAGGTAAAGCATTGTTTTTAATGCCAGTTTCACCTGGAATTTCTGTATATCCTTTTAGTTTTGTCTGTGCCCCTATAGACAGGTTTACCAGTTCATATACATCAAGGATAAGAGATATTCTGCCGTCTCCCAGTATGGTAGCACCTGAAAACCCGCTTTTTTCCTGTAAATAATCCACAATAGGCTTTATTACTGTTTCCTCCTGGCCTATGAGTTCATCTACTACAAGCCCAACCCTTCTCATGCCGGTATTGACTACAACAACAAATGATCTTTCAGGATCATTGTCTGCTCTTCTAAGATTAAATATTTCTGCAAGGCGGATCAGGGAAAGGGTGCTTTTTCGCAGGTAAATACATTCTACATTTTCTATGGTTGTTATTTCATCCTTGTTAATTCTCAAGGTTTCTTCCACTGCTGTCAGGGGAACGGTAAATATCTCCATTCCCACCCGGACTAAAAGAGCCTGGATAATAGCCAGTGTTAAAGGAATCTTAATGCGAAACCTGGTTCCCTCTCCAGGTCTGGAATCTATTTCTATGGTTCCGTTAAGCTTTTCTATATTCTCCTTTACTACGTCCATACCCACACCCCGGCCTGATGTTCTGCTGATCTTTGATGCTGTTGAAAAACCAGGTTTCATAATAAGGGATACCAGTTCCCTGTCAGTCATCCTGTCCAGTTCTTCCTGGGCAGCTATCCCTTTTTCCAGGGCTGCTGACTTAATTTTTACAGGGTCTATGCCCCGGCCGTCATCAGATACTTCAATAACAACATGGTTGCTTTCATGGTAAGACCTGAGACACAGTGTGCATTCTTCAGGCTTTCCTGCCTGATGACGCTCCCCTGTTTCTTCACATCCATGATCTACTGCATTGCGGATAATATGGATAAGCGGGTCTGCAATCTCTTCTATAACCATCTTGTCAAGTTCTGTTTCTTCGCCTATAATCTCCAGTTTGACCTGTTTATTAACATCATGAATCAGATCTCTTACCAGTCTTGGATAACGGTTGAATAACTGGGCAATGGGAAGCATCCTCACCTTCATTACCCCTTCCTGAAGATCATTTGCCACCCTGCCCAGTGCGACAATAGCCTCGCTGATCCTGAAACTCAAAGCTTTAACAGGTTTCATAACCCTCTGATCCCCTCTCATGGATTCCTGGAGATGAGCCTGCAGCCCCTTCATTTCAACATGGA from the Desulfonema limicola genome contains:
- a CDS encoding chemotaxis protein CheB, encoding MLTGIGDDGDKGFARIRAENGETIVQDTQCCVFPNLTDNAIKKGVAHMVLDERILPETLEFLTGER
- a CDS encoding chemotaxis protein CheB; protein product: MKEPIKLMVVDDSAVMRRVITSIFDSVPHINVVGEAVNGKEALEMIPHLSPNVISLDIHMPVMDGLTALKHIMIKYPRPTIMCSTLTKEGEFVTFDSLKFGAVDFIHKPSNRRPDALEKQYADIIQKITLASGIDMKSVHCFKPGSRINLAERAKAGRTKVKYVCGIGASEGGYAALLNIIPWLKPNLPMSFIIIIHESPKNIKTFIKYLKNECAIRVQPAIHNAPLKSGVCYMASGHEYVTAASSDTGYSLQVYDSPFPNRRGSINMMMFSLAEVLKDKSMGIILSGSGDDGVEGMTEIARMGGNTFIQDPRSCLHKEMPVNVHKNLRSTRIFFDREIAGEINKRYSL
- a CDS encoding P-loop NTPase — its product is MKTKKTTIIPIASGKGGVGKSIFAANLSIALARLGHSTIAVDLDLGSSNLYTCLGMTNTYPGIGDFLKSKNVKFNDLPVQTSIPNLKFLPGDGQTPFMANLSSSQRLNLLKSLKELPARYLILDLGAGTMFSILNFFGLTYKSMMVTTFDTMSIMNCVMFLRNFIFRILCKAVYEDQEVLKILLQRFQQPTGYEPVTMRSLLQDVKKRNPGLAQRAEEKCRKYRPRIVFNMGSHSDDLDMLPKFDAALNQGLSIEPEYFGFMPFDEHVRNAARNREVLMLAHPDSIAASAIERLANQVINNWDNSTENSMSILKTETKKLYKNGKRG
- a CDS encoding response regulator — its product is MKLALKTMLYLVLLNGIDKIISSSNIQDNSIMEKIRVLVVDDTAFMRKAVTQLLETDPDIEVAGSASNGLEALKMIRKLKPDVITLDIDMPVMDGLTAIRHIMICCPVPIVALSSLSAQGSVTFEALRLGVVDFVPKPSGAVSPDISSSAKQIINRVKIACSMTMGNVRRVRLPKKWSTDMRLANLYRYYPLEYAVVLGTTLGGPNTVIRLLSRLSPTVPAAVLVIQEISPTIIHSFAARFNEYVPWKVEVAQTGMLMEQGTCYICSNEFSMSIMTNENEEPFLTVNKGIKKTAGLIIFFCFPGIWSKYHWCFAHRNR